One region of Candidatus Peribacteraceae bacterium genomic DNA includes:
- a CDS encoding PAS domain S-box protein: MPSARKSRRPQAHRNHGGLFGYAAKKRGTDKVRKAKKRYPTPAEEWDEQLHVVAEALPQIVWTADPSGYQDYFNSRWFEYTGLTERQAYRGKTALHPRDFPVYVERWSKALKSGKAYEAKYRFRRASDGMYRWHLVRGLPLRNGKGKVVKWVGTFTDIHDIKETEEALRESERRLARTQKIARLGSWELDLVKGTLAWSDEVYRLFNLPPHTFEATYEKFLKMVHPDDRKAVDDAYTGSLREGRDTYEIEHRIVRHRTGEIRWVYEKCHHSRNADGKIVRSVGMVMDITERKKTEEEMARLASFPRLNPHPVCEVDLEGRLRYVNPAARKLFPGMLKSRLKHPWLAGLQTYTKLFRTQRTGLTTREVTVGPLWFEQTLHLVQPNCIRIYGVDITERKRVSEKVQRLNEELEKRVEERTREIEILRNRDRTTLRRLNDMINNVHVGMIATDENGVLLHVNNHYCDMFNIIDRSNLIGKHIRDLLHEVKGFYVQPEEAERTVERALRHLPVQGSEMQFKDGRIILRDYIPIFDEGVFRGNVGVFRDITRERRIDAAKSDFMSFASHQLRTPLTAIRWALGRLRRALPPEANRSKELVELVEAAHRGAKNMAETINTMLSIARIEAGTVSLTVSEVRLRSLLQQVKGTFEQECAQRNQTVIIRCPPALKIHTDLKLFSEVAVNLLSNAVKYSPEGTRITIVAHTSRKGMRLDIHDQGYGIPGHEQDRIFGKFYRGENAVRTLAEGTGLGLYLVSLLVRTLQGKVTFVSKERKGSTFTVVLPLRLPQAAPEQPAV; this comes from the coding sequence ATGCCCTCTGCACGCAAGAGCCGCCGCCCCCAAGCCCACCGCAACCACGGCGGGTTGTTTGGCTATGCCGCAAAAAAGCGGGGCACGGACAAGGTCCGGAAAGCGAAGAAGCGCTACCCCACACCCGCCGAGGAGTGGGACGAGCAGTTGCATGTCGTTGCCGAGGCGTTACCGCAGATCGTATGGACGGCGGATCCCAGCGGGTACCAGGATTATTTTAACAGCCGTTGGTTCGAGTACACCGGCCTCACGGAGAGGCAGGCATACAGGGGCAAAACAGCACTCCACCCCCGGGATTTCCCCGTCTATGTGGAACGCTGGTCGAAAGCGTTGAAGTCCGGGAAGGCCTATGAGGCGAAATACCGGTTCCGTCGCGCTTCCGACGGCATGTACCGCTGGCACCTGGTGCGCGGGCTTCCCCTCCGGAACGGGAAAGGGAAGGTGGTGAAGTGGGTGGGGACCTTCACGGATATCCACGACATCAAAGAGACGGAGGAAGCGCTGCGGGAGAGCGAGAGGCGCCTTGCGCGCACGCAGAAGATCGCCCGCCTCGGCAGTTGGGAACTGGACCTCGTCAAGGGTACGTTGGCCTGGTCCGATGAAGTGTATCGGCTCTTCAATCTGCCGCCTCACACGTTCGAGGCTACCTACGAGAAGTTCCTGAAGATGGTTCACCCGGACGACCGCAAGGCCGTAGACGATGCGTATACGGGATCCCTGCGGGAAGGAAGGGATACGTACGAAATCGAACACCGGATCGTCCGTCATCGGACCGGGGAAATACGCTGGGTGTATGAGAAGTGCCACCATTCCCGGAATGCAGATGGCAAGATCGTCCGCTCCGTGGGGATGGTGATGGACATCACCGAGCGCAAGAAGACGGAAGAGGAAATGGCTCGGCTCGCCTCGTTCCCCAGGCTCAATCCCCATCCCGTTTGCGAGGTGGACCTGGAGGGGCGCCTCCGGTACGTCAACCCCGCTGCCAGGAAGCTGTTCCCCGGCATGCTGAAGAGCAGGCTCAAGCACCCTTGGCTGGCGGGGCTGCAGACGTACACGAAGCTTTTCCGAACGCAACGCACCGGCCTTACAACGCGTGAGGTGACCGTGGGTCCCCTGTGGTTCGAGCAAACGCTGCACCTCGTCCAGCCGAACTGCATCCGCATTTACGGTGTGGACATCACGGAGCGGAAGAGGGTTTCCGAGAAGGTGCAGCGGCTCAATGAGGAATTGGAGAAAAGGGTGGAGGAGCGCACGCGGGAAATCGAGATTCTGCGGAACCGCGACCGCACCACCCTGCGACGCCTCAATGACATGATCAATAACGTCCACGTGGGCATGATCGCCACCGACGAAAACGGGGTTCTTCTCCATGTGAACAACCATTACTGCGACATGTTCAACATCATCGACAGGAGCAACCTCATCGGCAAGCACATCAGGGATCTGCTCCATGAAGTGAAAGGTTTCTATGTGCAGCCTGAGGAGGCGGAGCGGACGGTGGAAAGGGCCCTGCGGCATTTGCCCGTGCAAGGGTCGGAGATGCAGTTCAAGGACGGCCGCATCATCCTGCGGGATTACATCCCGATCTTTGATGAGGGGGTATTCCGCGGCAACGTGGGTGTGTTCCGCGATATCACGCGGGAGAGGCGCATCGATGCGGCGAAGTCGGATTTCATGTCCTTTGCTTCCCACCAGCTCCGCACGCCCCTCACGGCCATCCGCTGGGCGCTGGGAAGGCTCCGGCGCGCTCTCCCTCCGGAAGCAAACCGCTCCAAGGAACTGGTGGAGCTGGTGGAGGCCGCCCACCGGGGCGCAAAGAACATGGCGGAAACCATCAATACCATGCTTTCCATTGCGCGCATTGAGGCGGGAACGGTGTCCTTAACCGTGTCGGAGGTACGTTTGCGTTCCCTGTTGCAGCAAGTGAAGGGTACCTTTGAGCAAGAGTGCGCCCAACGGAACCAGACCGTCATCATCCGCTGCCCCCCCGCCCTCAAGATCCATACGGACCTCAAGCTCTTCAGTGAAGTGGCGGTGAACCTGCTCAGCAATGCGGTGAAGTATTCACCGGAAGGCACACGCATCACCATCGTCGCGCACACATCGCGGAAGGGGATGCGTTTGGACATCCATGACCAGGGGTACGGCATCCCCGGGCACGAGCAGGACAGGATATTCGGGAAGTTCTATCGGGGGGAGAACGCGGTGCGGACGCTGGCGGAGGGCACGGGGCTGGGGCTGTATCTGGTGTCCCTCCTCGTGCGCACGCTGCAGGGGAAGGTGACATTCGTGTCCAAGGAACGGAAGGGGAGCACATTTACCGTGGTACTGCCTTTGCGCCTTCCCCAAGCCGCCCCGGAGCAACCCGCGGTTTGA
- a CDS encoding RluA family pseudouridine synthase — MPIHPDRILWEDDAFLAVSKLPRELVVKGSGPVQRLPLLDFLKKDYPGLRPANRLDFETSGVVLFAKTKAALEAAIAQQKAGEWAKTYRTLVAGYVKADRGEIAKPLPARTGKGDAHALTRYRVLERFAGVTSLEAEIITGRHHQIRRHFSLIGNPLVLDHVYGEEKFNRAFAHEFRYHHFFLHAFSLAFPHPFTGDKVRVEAKLPMAFEEVLGKLRGIQHEK; from the coding sequence ATGCCTATCCACCCCGACCGCATCCTTTGGGAAGATGATGCCTTCCTCGCCGTGAGCAAGCTCCCGCGGGAGCTGGTGGTGAAGGGCAGCGGCCCGGTGCAGCGTCTTCCCCTCCTGGATTTCCTCAAGAAGGACTATCCGGGGCTCCGTCCCGCCAATCGTCTCGATTTCGAAACGTCCGGCGTGGTCCTGTTCGCCAAGACCAAGGCGGCGCTGGAAGCGGCCATTGCCCAGCAGAAAGCGGGAGAGTGGGCCAAGACGTACCGGACGCTCGTCGCGGGCTATGTGAAGGCGGATCGGGGGGAAATCGCCAAGCCCCTCCCCGCGCGTACGGGCAAGGGGGACGCGCACGCCCTCACAAGGTACCGCGTCCTGGAGCGCTTCGCCGGAGTCACCTCCCTCGAGGCGGAGATCATCACCGGCCGCCATCACCAGATCCGGCGCCACTTCAGCCTCATCGGCAACCCTCTCGTGTTGGACCACGTGTACGGGGAAGAGAAGTTCAACAGGGCGTTCGCCCACGAGTTCCGGTACCATCACTTCTTCCTCCATGCGTTCTCCCTGGCCTTTCCGCACCCTTTTACGGGGGATAAGGTGCGGGTAGAGGCAAAGCTGCCGATGGCGTTTGAGGAAGTGTTGGGGAAATTGAGGGGAATACAACATGAGAAATGA
- the trpS gene encoding tryptophan--tRNA ligase yields MRVLSGIQPSGQLHLGNYFGSIKPNLGFQGKADQGFFFIADLHALTTVQDAGVLRQAREDILLDYLACGFDPAKSILFCQSHVPEHTELMWILSTVTPMGLLERAVSYKEKVEKGMTASAGLFTYPVLMAADILLYQADRVPVGKDQKQHLEIARDIAVKFNNLYGETFTVPEPMIREEVAVVPGTDGQKMSKSYGNTIPLFGDEKAAKKAIMGIVTDSKGAEDPKDPDTCVIFQIHKLFLSPEGQKALAEEYRSGLPYGEGKKKLLQAYLDFSAPLRKKREEYAVKPDLVRQILEEGALKAKGIAEETMTKVREKVGLL; encoded by the coding sequence ATGCGTGTCCTCTCGGGTATCCAGCCCTCCGGCCAGCTCCACCTGGGGAATTACTTCGGTTCCATTAAGCCCAATCTGGGGTTCCAGGGCAAAGCAGACCAGGGCTTCTTCTTCATCGCGGATCTCCACGCCCTCACCACCGTGCAGGATGCGGGCGTGTTGCGCCAAGCGCGGGAAGATATTCTGCTGGATTACCTGGCCTGCGGTTTCGACCCCGCGAAATCCATTCTCTTTTGCCAATCGCACGTGCCGGAGCACACGGAACTGATGTGGATCCTCTCCACCGTCACGCCCATGGGCCTACTGGAACGCGCCGTGAGCTACAAGGAGAAGGTGGAGAAGGGGATGACGGCTTCGGCGGGGCTCTTCACCTATCCCGTCCTCATGGCTGCGGACATACTGCTGTACCAGGCGGACCGGGTGCCTGTGGGCAAGGACCAGAAGCAGCACCTGGAGATCGCGCGGGACATCGCGGTGAAGTTCAATAACCTCTACGGAGAGACCTTCACGGTGCCGGAGCCGATGATCCGGGAAGAAGTGGCCGTGGTCCCCGGCACGGACGGGCAGAAGATGAGCAAGAGCTACGGAAACACCATACCGCTCTTCGGCGACGAGAAGGCCGCGAAGAAGGCCATCATGGGGATCGTGACGGACTCCAAGGGGGCGGAGGACCCCAAGGATCCCGATACCTGCGTCATCTTCCAGATCCATAAGCTGTTCCTTTCGCCCGAGGGGCAAAAAGCCCTCGCCGAGGAGTACCGGTCCGGCCTTCCCTATGGGGAGGGGAAGAAGAAGCTGCTCCAGGCGTATCTCGATTTCAGCGCCCCCCTGCGCAAGAAACGGGAAGAGTATGCCGTAAAACCGGATCTCGTCCGGCAGATTTTGGAGGAAGGCGCGCTGAAGGCGAAGGGTATTGCGGAGGAAACGATGACAAAGGTCCGGGAAAAGGTGGGACTCCTCTGA
- a CDS encoding Maf family protein produces MNQKLILASASPQRKTLLEGLGLPFDVIPSTLDEGVHPEWDDPARRARLLAELKAKEVALAHPRDWVIGCDTLVESPDGVIFEKPRDEREARAMVAAQSGRTSVVHSGLFVITPEGAHVEGVSSSRVRFKQLTEGELDWWIRTNQWQGRSGSFQIDGLGQLMIEEITGDWTGVVGLPVFLLGELLREAGYPLHV; encoded by the coding sequence ATGAATCAGAAGCTTATCCTCGCGTCGGCCAGCCCCCAACGGAAGACGCTTCTGGAAGGCCTGGGGCTGCCTTTCGACGTGATTCCGAGCACGTTGGATGAAGGGGTGCATCCGGAATGGGATGATCCCGCGCGCCGTGCGCGCCTGCTGGCGGAACTCAAGGCCAAGGAAGTGGCGCTGGCACACCCCCGCGATTGGGTGATCGGCTGCGACACGCTGGTGGAATCGCCCGATGGCGTCATCTTCGAAAAGCCCCGTGACGAGCGGGAAGCGCGCGCCATGGTTGCGGCGCAGAGCGGCAGGACGTCGGTCGTGCATTCCGGCCTCTTTGTGATCACGCCGGAGGGGGCGCATGTGGAGGGGGTGTCTTCCTCCCGGGTGCGCTTCAAGCAACTGACGGAAGGGGAGTTGGATTGGTGGATCCGTACGAATCAATGGCAAGGCCGTTCGGGATCCTTCCAGATAGACGGGCTGGGTCAGTTGATGATTGAGGAGATCACAGGGGATTGGACGGGTGTCGTGGGGCTGCCGGTGTTCCTCCTCGGGGAGTTGCTGCGGGAGGCGGGGTATCCTCTCCACGTGTAA
- a CDS encoding YgjP-like metallopeptidase domain-containing protein yields the protein MNNNPDHRIERTRNRHSRAVLREETVVIRLARNLSAREEREHVEILLRRMRDVLRRERTQTAVRPFHPLLEGQTDLALALSHGRICRFSLRPGKRTLGRRTRDGWDIAVGPQTDRRTLHRFLWRLLCRSERPSLAALVLRVNRGTLVVPLRDVVLRYATSQWGSCSSRGRISLNPALLFLPADLLEYVIVHELAHRLHRGHTKAYWRTVETGFPAFREARKKLRTFRLSAL from the coding sequence ATGAACAACAACCCCGACCACCGCATCGAGCGTACAAGAAATCGGCACTCCCGCGCCGTCCTGCGGGAGGAGACCGTGGTCATCCGCCTCGCCCGCAACCTTTCCGCTCGTGAGGAGCGGGAACATGTGGAGATCCTGCTGCGCCGCATGCGGGATGTCCTCCGCCGCGAGCGTACACAGACCGCCGTCCGTCCGTTCCACCCCCTCTTGGAAGGACAAACGGACCTCGCCCTCGCCCTCTCCCACGGAAGGATCTGCCGCTTTTCCCTCCGGCCGGGAAAGAGAACCCTGGGACGTCGCACGCGGGACGGATGGGATATTGCCGTGGGGCCGCAAACGGACAGACGGACGCTCCACCGCTTCCTCTGGCGCCTCCTCTGCCGCAGCGAACGCCCGTCCCTGGCCGCGCTCGTGCTGCGCGTGAACCGCGGCACCCTCGTCGTCCCCCTGCGGGACGTGGTCCTCCGCTACGCCACGTCCCAATGGGGCAGCTGCTCTTCCCGGGGACGCATCTCCCTCAATCCCGCCCTGCTCTTCCTCCCGGCAGACCTGCTGGAGTACGTGATCGTGCACGAACTGGCACACCGCCTGCACCGCGGACATACCAAAGCCTACTGGCGGACCGTGGAAACGGGATTCCCCGCCTTCCGGGAAGCCCGCAAGAAGCTGCGAACATTCCGCCTTTCCGCATTGTGA
- a CDS encoding glycoside hydrolase family 15 protein — protein MPRSLVIGNGTLLATFDEALQLRDFYYPSVGMEDQTTYGKVHRVGFWVEGRGFAWLNDPSWKVAPRYAQETLVGNSLLENDALGLSVTLRDYVHPVHNLLMRHFFLRSKDGQPKKVRIFFNHDFHIYSDKQKDTAFYEPYTNSVIHFRQKRYFLIGGLPDATRPTPPAASGDGTYATALRSREKLRRSGLSDFTVGKSHFRGLEGTWKDAEDGVLARNPVEQGSVDSTVSLHCDVSAAGETEAVLWVCVGMSLDEVLHLQETVLTETPDRLHRNCHNYWKSWVNKTQPAFGSLAPDIVDLFKRSLLIIRTHVDRQGGIVAAADADIMAFNRDTYSYVWPRDGAFVSLALDRAGYGEVTRKFFQFCASIQMPDGYLLHKYNPDGSPGSTWHPWFKDGEPQLPIQEDETALVIYALGKHFERQQDFEFLQEMFETFVKRAAQFLCDFREEQTGLPLASYDPWEEFRGVFTYTTACTIAGLHAAAQIANVLGHHQHSERYQTVADQMRQALLFHLFDEGTKCFVKYIQRRDGATLSRNLTPDASLAAVWLLDVLPPDDPRVISTMQQLRQQLKVRMGIGGMARYPGDRYQEVVPVGGDLPGNPWIITTLWDAQWSIARAKKPEDLLYAREALHWAASRASPAGILAEQYHPQTGAPLSVAPLTWSHSTFVETVLKYLEKEEEISKKTI, from the coding sequence ATGCCCCGCTCCCTCGTCATCGGCAACGGCACCCTGCTCGCCACGTTCGACGAAGCGCTGCAGCTGCGGGATTTCTACTACCCCTCCGTGGGGATGGAGGACCAGACGACGTACGGAAAAGTGCACCGCGTGGGCTTTTGGGTGGAGGGCAGAGGCTTCGCCTGGCTCAATGACCCTTCGTGGAAAGTGGCGCCCCGGTACGCGCAAGAGACGCTGGTGGGGAACTCCCTCCTCGAGAATGACGCACTGGGCTTGTCCGTTACCCTGAGGGATTACGTCCATCCCGTGCATAACCTGCTCATGCGGCACTTCTTCCTGCGGAGCAAGGACGGCCAGCCGAAGAAGGTACGCATTTTCTTCAACCATGACTTCCACATCTACAGCGACAAGCAGAAGGACACCGCTTTCTACGAGCCGTACACCAACAGCGTCATCCACTTCCGCCAGAAGCGCTACTTCCTCATCGGCGGTCTGCCGGATGCCACCCGCCCCACCCCTCCCGCCGCGTCCGGGGACGGCACGTACGCCACCGCGCTCCGCAGCCGCGAGAAATTGCGCCGGTCGGGGCTCTCGGATTTCACGGTGGGAAAATCTCACTTCCGCGGTCTGGAAGGGACGTGGAAAGACGCCGAAGACGGCGTACTGGCGCGCAATCCCGTGGAGCAGGGTTCCGTGGATTCCACCGTGAGCCTCCACTGCGACGTCTCTGCCGCCGGCGAAACGGAAGCAGTGCTGTGGGTGTGCGTAGGGATGTCGCTGGACGAAGTACTGCACCTGCAGGAGACCGTCCTCACGGAAACGCCGGACCGCCTGCACCGCAACTGCCACAACTACTGGAAGAGCTGGGTGAACAAAACGCAGCCGGCGTTCGGCTCGCTGGCGCCGGACATCGTGGACCTGTTCAAGCGCAGCCTCCTCATCATCCGGACGCACGTGGACCGCCAGGGGGGCATTGTGGCCGCGGCGGACGCGGACATCATGGCTTTCAACCGCGACACCTACTCCTACGTATGGCCGCGGGACGGCGCCTTCGTCTCGTTGGCGCTGGACCGGGCGGGGTACGGCGAGGTGACGCGCAAGTTCTTCCAATTCTGCGCGTCCATCCAGATGCCCGACGGCTACCTGCTGCACAAGTACAACCCGGACGGTTCCCCTGGCTCCACGTGGCACCCCTGGTTCAAGGACGGCGAGCCGCAGCTGCCCATCCAGGAGGATGAGACCGCGCTCGTGATCTACGCCTTGGGGAAGCACTTCGAGCGCCAGCAGGATTTCGAGTTCCTGCAGGAGATGTTCGAAACCTTCGTCAAGCGGGCCGCGCAATTCCTGTGCGATTTCCGCGAGGAGCAGACCGGCCTTCCCCTCGCCAGCTACGACCCATGGGAGGAATTCCGGGGGGTGTTCACGTACACCACCGCCTGCACCATCGCCGGACTGCACGCCGCCGCGCAGATCGCCAACGTGCTGGGGCACCACCAGCACTCGGAGCGGTACCAAACCGTGGCGGACCAGATGCGGCAGGCGCTCCTCTTCCACCTCTTCGACGAGGGGACGAAGTGCTTCGTGAAGTACATCCAGCGCCGAGACGGCGCCACCCTCAGCCGCAACCTGACGCCCGACGCCAGTTTGGCCGCCGTATGGCTTCTGGACGTGCTCCCGCCCGATGACCCCCGTGTCATCTCCACCATGCAGCAGCTCCGGCAGCAGCTCAAGGTGCGCATGGGCATAGGCGGCATGGCGCGGTACCCCGGTGACCGGTACCAGGAAGTGGTTCCCGTGGGGGGAGATCTCCCCGGCAACCCCTGGATCATCACCACGCTCTGGGACGCCCAGTGGAGCATCGCCCGGGCAAAGAAGCCCGAAGACCTCCTCTACGCCCGCGAAGCGCTGCACTGGGCTGCAAGCCGGGCTTCCCCCGCGGGTATCCTCGCCGAACAGTACCATCCCCAGACCGGCGCCCCCCTCTCCGTCGCCCCCCTCACATGGAGCCATTCCACGTTCGTGGAAACGGTGTTGAAATACCTGGAGAAGGAGGAGGAGATATCAAAGAAAACAATTTAG
- a CDS encoding glycoside hydrolase family 57 protein — translation MTPLISFYFQVHQPYRLRDLRIGDIGQGEPQYFDEHKNKAVFRKVAEKCYLPANKLMLELLQTYDDFRISYSLSGVFLDQCREYGQDVLQSFRDLAATGRVEFLAETYYHSLSSLKSIPEFVSQVKKHVGTVRELFGQTPRIFRNTELIYRNELAHIARLMGFHGVLAEGADHLLRGRSPNEPFVPPSFRLSRTMEATIRKQRPLPRPAEHIHVLLKNYRLSDDVAFRFSDKSWIGFPLHADTFTDWLLASGGHCINLFMDYETFGEHQWADTGIFEFLKALPRIWRERGIRTATPSEVIDVWEREHTQEYDAHHFISWADMERDLSAWQGNRIQGAALEAVYALEKQVKALDNPLLLEIWRKLQTSDHFYYMSTKYWSDGDVHKYFSPYESPYEAYRRYSHALCDLRQRVAAEAEQQRSAFSSQRPARTRARSSLPSSES, via the coding sequence ATGACCCCTCTGATCTCTTTCTACTTTCAGGTCCACCAACCCTACCGCCTCCGCGACCTGCGGATCGGGGATATCGGCCAAGGGGAGCCGCAGTACTTCGATGAGCACAAGAACAAGGCCGTGTTCCGCAAGGTGGCGGAGAAGTGCTACCTGCCCGCGAACAAGTTGATGCTGGAGCTCCTGCAAACGTACGACGATTTCCGGATTTCCTACTCCCTCTCCGGCGTGTTCCTGGACCAGTGCCGGGAGTACGGGCAGGACGTGCTGCAGTCCTTCCGGGACCTCGCGGCCACGGGCAGGGTGGAGTTCCTGGCGGAGACGTACTACCACTCCCTCAGTTCCCTCAAATCCATCCCGGAGTTCGTCTCCCAGGTGAAGAAGCACGTGGGCACCGTACGGGAACTGTTCGGCCAAACGCCCCGCATCTTCCGCAATACGGAGCTCATCTACCGCAACGAGCTCGCGCACATCGCGCGCCTCATGGGGTTCCACGGCGTGCTGGCCGAGGGCGCCGACCACCTGTTGCGGGGCAGGAGCCCCAACGAACCGTTCGTCCCGCCTTCCTTCCGCCTCTCCCGCACCATGGAAGCGACGATACGGAAGCAGCGCCCCCTCCCCCGCCCCGCCGAGCACATCCACGTGCTCCTCAAGAACTACCGCCTCTCCGACGACGTGGCCTTCCGCTTCTCGGACAAGTCCTGGATCGGCTTCCCGCTCCATGCGGACACCTTCACGGATTGGCTCCTGGCCAGCGGGGGACACTGCATCAACCTCTTCATGGACTACGAGACGTTCGGCGAGCACCAGTGGGCGGATACGGGGATTTTCGAGTTCCTCAAGGCACTCCCCCGCATCTGGCGCGAACGGGGCATCCGTACCGCGACGCCCTCGGAAGTGATCGATGTGTGGGAACGGGAGCACACGCAAGAATACGACGCGCACCACTTCATCTCCTGGGCGGACATGGAACGCGACCTCTCCGCCTGGCAGGGCAACCGCATCCAGGGCGCGGCGTTGGAGGCCGTCTACGCGCTGGAGAAGCAGGTGAAGGCATTGGACAATCCCCTCCTCCTGGAAATCTGGCGCAAGCTGCAGACCTCCGACCACTTCTACTACATGTCCACCAAGTACTGGAGCGACGGGGACGTGCACAAGTACTTCAGCCCCTACGAATCCCCCTACGAGGCGTACCGGAGATACTCCCACGCGCTGTGCGACCTGCGACAACGCGTCGCAGCGGAAGCGGAGCAACAGCGGTCAGCCTTCAGCTCTCAGCGACCAGCACGAACGCGCGCGCGTTCCTCTCTCCCATCCTCTGAGAGCTGA
- a CDS encoding glycosyltransferase family 4 protein produces MKLHTLMFGWEYPPHHSGGLGVACQGLVRGLLGNGVRVTLVLPHNLGEGEDQLDVRFPTEEMKSQVLVPSILDPYDGVRSYEERWQKDCIAKDNPHLYGPDLAQAVEQFTALSVELTKDVAADVVHCHDWMTYEAGLRAAKHHGKPLVTHIHATEFDRTDFHPNSWIAERERRGLMAADRVIAVSNYTKKLLVSHYGIPSGKISVVHNGHDQPRDVAPPALLARYGSRRHPLILFLGRLTVQKNPWQFLEIARLVRAHRPDAEFVMAGDGPMMPQLIDRACALGLQDSVIFTGKVDKREVQSLYQAASVFVMPSLSEPFGLVALEAIAHGAPVIVSKQSGVAEVLDHAFKVDYWDAEKMADCILTILREEPLALQLKTEAPRILQRLTWRNQADKVRSIYSNLSHS; encoded by the coding sequence ATGAAACTCCATACGCTGATGTTTGGCTGGGAGTACCCCCCGCACCATTCGGGAGGATTGGGTGTCGCATGCCAGGGACTCGTGCGCGGGCTCCTGGGGAACGGCGTCCGTGTGACGTTGGTTTTGCCGCACAACCTCGGCGAGGGGGAAGACCAGTTGGATGTGCGCTTCCCCACGGAAGAAATGAAGTCGCAGGTGCTGGTGCCAAGCATCCTTGACCCCTACGACGGCGTACGCTCGTATGAGGAACGGTGGCAGAAGGACTGCATCGCCAAAGACAACCCGCACCTCTACGGGCCGGACCTTGCCCAGGCCGTGGAACAGTTCACGGCATTGAGCGTGGAGTTGACCAAGGATGTGGCTGCGGACGTGGTGCACTGCCACGACTGGATGACGTATGAAGCGGGCTTGCGCGCGGCGAAGCATCACGGGAAACCGCTCGTCACGCACATCCATGCGACGGAATTCGACCGCACGGACTTCCATCCCAACTCCTGGATCGCAGAGAGGGAGCGCCGGGGGCTGATGGCCGCCGACCGGGTGATCGCCGTAAGCAACTACACCAAGAAGCTCCTCGTGAGCCACTACGGGATCCCGTCCGGAAAGATCTCCGTGGTCCATAACGGTCACGACCAGCCCAGGGACGTGGCCCCCCCCGCCCTCCTGGCGCGTTACGGCAGCCGTAGGCATCCCCTCATCCTGTTCCTCGGACGGCTCACGGTGCAGAAGAATCCCTGGCAGTTCTTGGAAATCGCCCGCCTTGTTCGCGCGCACCGTCCGGATGCGGAATTCGTGATGGCGGGGGACGGCCCCATGATGCCGCAATTGATCGACCGCGCCTGCGCATTGGGCTTGCAAGACAGCGTGATCTTCACAGGCAAGGTGGACAAGCGGGAGGTGCAGTCGCTCTACCAAGCGGCCAGCGTGTTCGTGATGCCGTCTCTTTCGGAGCCATTCGGTCTGGTGGCGCTGGAGGCCATAGCGCACGGCGCGCCCGTGATCGTGAGCAAGCAATCGGGCGTGGCGGAAGTGCTGGACCACGCGTTCAAGGTGGATTATTGGGACGCGGAGAAGATGGCGGATTGCATCCTCACGATCCTGCGGGAAGAGCCGCTCGCCCTGCAGCTCAAGACGGAGGCTCCGCGGATCTTGCAGCGGCTCACGTGGAGGAACCAGGCGGACAAGGTGAGGTCTATTTATTCTAACCTTTCCCATTCCTGA
- a CDS encoding GlsB/YeaQ/YmgE family stress response membrane protein: MDLLAYLLIGLIAGWIASQVVKGYGLGLVGDIIVGIVGAVIGGYIFSLLGITQYGFAGSIVTATIGAIILLAIIKMFRTAS, translated from the coding sequence ATGGATCTTCTTGCGTACCTCCTCATCGGTCTCATTGCAGGCTGGATCGCATCCCAAGTGGTAAAAGGGTACGGCCTTGGCCTTGTGGGCGACATTATCGTGGGTATCGTTGGTGCAGTGATCGGCGGCTACATCTTCAGCCTACTGGGCATCACGCAGTACGGTTTTGCGGGTTCCATCGTCACCGCAACCATCGGTGCCATCATTCTTTTGGCGATCATCAAGATGTTCCGCACCGCATCCTGA